TTGACAAAAACTACACAATTCATCAAATGTTACAACATCCCCTGCCTATTTTAATTGTTAATATTACCAACTTTATAATCAAATATTTAAGCCTTTAGAATACGCCAAGTGTACACCTAGACATGATATTAACACCATTGTCGAGAGGGACAATGTGAGAGCAGAAacagaaatatgaagaaaaggcAAACTTGCAGAAAGATACACCTCAAAACTTTACTTTCTGTGaatggctgtaatcaaaaagaTAGACAGTAGCCAgagctggtgaggatgtggaggaactggaactcttctacagtgctggtgggaatataaaatggtgcagctgctttgaaaattgtttgagagtttctcaaaatgttaaacagagtATTATCATGTAACAATGGTTTTCCTCCTAAGTATATAccatgggttgaattgtgtcccctcaaaattcatatgttgatgtCCTAACTCCCAGGACTTCAAACTGTAATCACATTTGGAGACAAGGTCTTTCAAAAGgatattaagttaaaatgaggtctttaTTGCAGGCTTGAATCCAACATGACCGGTGTCTTTATAAGAATAGGAAGTTAGGACACAGATAACACACAGAGGAATAAACATGTGAGGACACAGTTAAGAAGGTAGCTATCTGCAAGCCACGAGAGAGATCTCAAAAAGGACTGaacctgcccacaccttgatcttgaacttctagcctccagaactagaagaaaataaataaatttctagtgtttaagccacccagtccatggtattttACTATGACAGCCCTAGAAATCTAATATCGTATACACTCAGGATGAATTAAAGGAATGTCCAGACAAAAATGTGTTCATAAAcattcaaagcagcattattcataacagtcaaaatgcagaaacaacccaagtatccatcaactgatgaatggacacaaagtattttatatcagtccaatggaatattactcaggtataaaaatgaattaaatactgatatatgctaaaatatgagaaaattgtgttaaattaaaaatagccaGATATCAAACAGAAGATGACAAAGTATATTACCCCATTTATATGACGtctccagaatagacaaatccagagaaacaggaagtagattagtggttactaGGAGCTAGAAAGAGAGGAATGGGGAGCAAAtgctaatgggtatgaggtttattttgggggggttattaaaatgttctaaaattaggtaGCAGTGATACTGCACAAATTTGTGATATATTAAAACCACTGAAGTAACATGTGCATTTTAAGAAGAGTAAACTTTAGGtttatgaattatatctcaataaagctacaaattaaaaaaaaagagaaaagaagaatagTCGTGgcttcttaatattttatccagAAAGAGGGTGATTGCTCCTAAGagctaaaggaaaagaaataaatagccCACTCTAACATTTGAAGGTGAAATGCAAAATTACAATAGACTAATGAGattatgactttttattttattaatttaaaatagtatgttaaaaattttcctctttttgtttgaGCAAAGTAACAAAAGTAAATGTGAATTGCTAAATGTACGAAAATGTGCTAAATtactaagagaaaataaacagaaacaactTCACTTCCTGTGAATGTGAGATTCTGACactaaataataaaagaaattgaaggaagtgagggaattGATATTTGGGGTcaaagaaaaagctgcaaaatctaaATGAGATTATAAGTCAATTATTACCACGAGAGATGAGGAGATGCTTGACCGGCATTGTCCTAACAGGAAAGCACAAGCCAGGTGTTTGCCATCCCCAAACTGGGGACCTCTGCAACAGCCGTTGCTCTGGAGTCACTTATGAGGACTTGGCGTGGCTACTAGACATCACCACCTTGCCCTCAAGGTACCTAGACAAAATAAAGGCCTGTGGACTCCTTGAGGGACAATTAGAAGAAACCCAGCCGCTTCTGTGGTGATTGCACTACCTTGAGTCATTCCTGAGGACCCCAGCTCCCACCACGCTCTGCCTCTGTCCCGGCTTCCCTGGATGGGAAGGTCGTATCAAGTCTCTCAGGGTGTCTTCTCCAAGTCTGGCTGCTCTGAATTCCTCCCTTCAAGGCCACGCGTGCATGTTACTTTCCTTGCCATTTAGACACTTCTCTTCTAAATGATGGCCACCTCCTGGGGTCACTGCTGCCGTCCCTGCCTCAGCCTCCTTCAGGCTGAGCCACTCTGAGCAGGCATGCAGCATTGCCCTGACTGGGCTGGCGCAGTGCCACCCTCTTTTCAGTTTGGGGGTCTTACTCTAGTCCAGAGCATCAGCTACATTGGTATCTCCAGCCCATCGTCACCTCTGACCCACTTCCAAAACTCCCCTTCTTAGAACAATCAGCTTGCCCTGCCTGTACAGATGTCTCCCTACTTGGCCCACACTTCGGAAGAGACAATCATTCCCTGCTTCTTTCTAGACTTctgcttcttcccttccccacttTCTTTCACGTCTCAAAAGCATTTCTTCATACCTCAACGAGTGacaatgcatttaaaaacaaaaagaaatctgaaaatgttTCATGAATCAAAAAGGGTCATTTTTTAACCTTCCTATTAAAACAAGTACTTCACTTTCCTTTTGCCAAAGGCTAGTGGAAATTAAATGTATACATCAGGCATTAATGCAAGGTAATTATAACATACCCTAAGTTTTTAAGAAGTTCACAggataccttttattttctttttggtgtaGCATATGGTTAAATTGTATCTGTCTTCTTTTTTgctgttattgatttctattaTAAGATGCCAAAAGGTGTTTATGTGATAAGTTGCCCTATAAATGGCTTTGTACTCAGACAATGAAATGAGAAATGTTCATCTGTAACAATAGTCCAGATGCCTTCTTGAAGATGTTGCATTAAATGCTGTCAAAATACTTTGGTTCAGgagaaaatcaaaaacaaaaacaaaaacaatgaactAGCTTCCCTGTAATTGAGATACCTTGTCTTACAAAACCAGTGTTCTACAAACTTGAAaactacatgaaaaaaatacaattgccagaggaggtggggggaaaaaatcctaaGAGGTAATCCCAATGTTGAAATATTTAAACTGTTATTTAAGTTCTGATTAATCATTTCGTACCCAGCTTTTGAGATTAAACTCAGTGTTAGTACTGTGTAATTTACAGCCACCGATGAACTGCCATTCCTAATGCCCACATACGTTCATGGccagatttaaattatttttcacttggtCATTTGCCAGATCTCTTCTTGGAGTATTTCAGAATTAAATGGATTGTTTTAAGGGGCAAGTACACGGAAAAGATTGAGAGGATTCTAGATCCAGAGCATGCCATCACTTTTAAGAAATCCTTCCTCCCACAGAAACAATGACCTCACCATGAAAAGCAGAATAGAGAAACTGGTTTGTCATAAAAAGTCTACTTCTATCTGCGAAAATAACCGAAAGCAGTGAACCATAGAGTTATTTGgctattatttcacttaaaagtatgtgaaaatctattcttgtttccttttttcatggTTCAGCACATTGAAAGAAGCCTATCCCTTGCTTCTGAGGCATAATGATGGAACATACTGTCCAAAAAAATGTCAGAAACATTCTAATCCTtgcttcttttctaaaattgagAACCTCTCTTGTACCATATACAGCTAGGTTTTGAACTgacatagaaaattaaaagactgCAGATCTCTTCCTAATGCAGCAAGGAAGGAACAAAGGGAGATGAGAGTTAATAAAGGCTTGGAGTCACCTCATAAAAGGGCAGTTGGCCCTCCTTTCCACGATGCATACCAATCCCCAGAGGATTCCAGGGAATGTCTGTAATGCCAGTTGTGAGAGATGGAATATTAATAAAAAACTAACACAGAGAGTGCTCCATGTACCTTGACTAGTGCATTACAAATTTAATACATACAATGTATAGAAGAGAAAAACTTACATGAATGCTGATGGAGTCAGTGGCCAATGtgtgagaacttttttttttttttttttgctctttggccatttctttttatttcttattttatttacagtttgtGTTTAATGCAAATCAATTCCATAACATGTGAAGTTACTATGAATCAAAGCATAAACTCACAAACACAATATACAATCCAAAATAGATGTACAGCTTTCAGGGGATGTTCATTCACACACACTGTGGCTTGAGATCTGTTGGAGGTGGTTGTTTCAGTGCAGGTTTCTAAAGTTGGGAAATAAATGACTTTGGTCTCCAAGACTCCTATGGCCATATTAGATATTGGAACATCTAAGCATCAGTGTGCGACCATGCAAACAAATGACTTTAGGGagtgtctgtttttaaaaaggtttctGTGCATCCAGGCAGTTGTAAGAAGATTTACTTTCCAAAATCAAGCCCACTTTAGGCTGAGAACCAGGTTCTAACTCCCTAAAAATATTGACTAATAACAGAAAGTGTTCCAAATGTGGCTACTCTGacttagtttgtttttttaaagcatttatagAAACGGGTATAAAAGTTTTTCTGAATTTAATGTGAGCAAGCTTCCAGTTGTTACTTCCCAAATACTTGATTTACAGTTTGGCTCCTTCACctatttgcctttttaatttcaaGATTAGTCAATTTTACCTTCAAAACAGATAATTCTTAAAACCCATAAAAAGtattcaacagatgcagaaataaaaagcattttgaaattagTTGAGGTCAATGTACTTCTCCTCTTTGTTATCAGTGTAGCTAAAAGAATCTCGTGCTCTTATTGAATGAGAATAGTTGATAAGAATATAAGCAACATGTAATCATTATGCTTCTGGGGTAGATTCCAACTCATCATTGCCCTGGCACATGTCAATTACTGTATCAAAAGTCAAACTCAATGTCAAATCCAAAGCCCCAGAGGAAAGAGTTCAGTTCCCAAGAGAACAGTGATAGTTTAACATAAAACTTTATCTAGAGTACATCGGCACTGAATTAGTGCTGCTGAAACTGAGGATTTACAGTAACACCTTCCAATgtacatataaatagaatcacgaAAGCCTTCTGTATTACCTAATTGTCTTATGGCCTTGTAAATttaaagaaccaaatgaaaactGAATCTCTGTTCCACATCCCAACCTTTATCTGTAAGTAAGATAAAATCCATTCTCATTTGCAAAGTAGAGTTTTATATGTCCATGCTTCTTGAACCATATTTAAGGAAATCATCTCTTAACTAATCTTGGATGTTGTCTCTCCATCTTGTACAGAAAACTCCAGCAGATTTAACATTGGCATTCATCGTCTAGTTAAACCTTTCACATGCTCTTCAAACCCATCAAATTTGGGATCCTCAACATTTTCTGTCAATAAAATGAGGTGTGGAATGAGCAGATTCATTCGAGGAAGACCTGTTTTATTCCTTGTCACACTGGATGTCTAGATGCCATCTGAATTGAGCTTAGAAGATGGGGAAGTAGAGATGTTTCTTGGCCTGAGTCTCTTAACAATAGAGATGTACAAGGGAGCCCGAGATCGCGAAGAGACTGGCTGTTGACTGCAGAGCGCCGTCACTTGACCTTGGTGGTGGCATTGGCTGGATTTGGTGCAGCCGAGGTAGTCGGGGAGGAGCTACTTGAAAGTGGTGCACCAGTTGCTTGATTTGAATAAATCTGCATAAGCAAGAGCAGtggcaggagcagcagctgcagTCCGAGCCCGGCCACCACCACTCTGCCTGTGTTTGCTCCCTCAGTGCACGGCAGGTCCCACAGGATGCCAGGTGTGTGGACggctcctgcctctctgggggCACTGGCAGGATCCAGTGTGTGAGAGCATATTAAACTTACAAACAGACACACCCACACAGACCAGCTTAGGGACCGTGACAatgaaatttattataaatttcataAGTCCAGATCAGAGTCCCTCAAAAGATTGAGTGATAATGGAAACTGATGAGTGATAAATGACAAAGAGGTAGGAAATATTTGGTATGGCTGGAAGGCCTGAGCTTCAAAGGGTCAGCATGCAAACAAGCCTTGAACTACAAAGATAGTTTTTTGAAACCTGAAAGTATAATACATAGTTTTGCAGATAaaaacaataggagaaaaaggcaaaaagacagagaaagggcaAGTTTGCTTTCT
This window of the Camelus dromedarius isolate mCamDro1 chromosome 3, mCamDro1.pat, whole genome shotgun sequence genome carries:
- the CD24 gene encoding LOW QUALITY PROTEIN: signal transducer CD24 (The sequence of the model RefSeq protein was modified relative to this genomic sequence to represent the inferred CDS: deleted 1 base in 1 codon), with translation MLQEVLWTTPHGRNRRLRSIASEDLSPANSHVSVAGGESSPSAPREAGAVHTPGILWDLPCTEGANTGRVVVAGLGLQLLLLPLLLLMQIYSNQATGAPLSSSSSPTTSAAPNPANATTKSSDGALQSTASLFAISGSLVHLYC